The following proteins are co-located in the Triticum aestivum cultivar Chinese Spring chromosome 1A, IWGSC CS RefSeq v2.1, whole genome shotgun sequence genome:
- the LOC123054034 gene encoding receptor protein kinase-like protein ZAR1 yields the protein MAAVLPLLLLLALALPAATDALTADGQALLSFRAAVLRDPTGALADWNASDADPCSWNGVACDDAAIRRVVALSLPRKGLVAALPASALPASLRHLNLRGNRLYGALPPALLAGAAGLQSLVLYGNELDGPVPAELGDLPYLQILDLSSNSLNGSLPGSILKCRRLRRLSLGRNNLTGPIPPGFGRELSALEQLNLSYNRFSGAVPDDIGNLSRLEGTVDLSHNGFSGPIPASLGKLPEKVYIDLSYNNLSGPIPQNGALDNRGPSAFLGNPGLCGPPLESPCSPPSSNPSVPKDGESGAGGNGSGRSKGLGKAAIVAIVLGDVVGILIIALVFFYCYWKKVSPKEKGHGAGTGSKESRSGCFSRDEPETPIEQHDLVLLDQKVRFDLDELLKASAFVLGKSGIGIVYKVVLEDGLTMAVRRLGEGGLQRFKEFRTEVEAIGKVQHPNIVTLRAYYWSFDEKLLIYDYISNGSLSSAIHGKPGTMTFTPLTWNARLKIMKGVANGMSFLHEFSPKKYVHGDLRPNNVLLGKDMEPYISDFGLGRLANIAGGAAPSSQSDRIGVEKAQSLQPDSSMSPLVSKEGSCYQAPEALKTLKPSQKWDVYSYGVILLEMITGRSPIALLETMQMDLVQWVQFCIEEKKPSADVLDPFLAGDSEQEGEMIAVLKVALACIHANPERRPTMRNVTETLERLSASVSS from the exons ATGGCCGCcgtcctcccgctcctcctcctcctagccctcgcgctccccgccgccaccgacgcgcTCACCGCCGACGGCCAGGCGCTGCTCTCCTTCCGGGCCGCCGTCCTGCGGGACCCCACGGGGGCCCTCGCCGACTGGAACGCCTCCGATGCCGACCCCTGCTCCTGGAACGGCGTCGCCTGCGACGACGCCGCCATCCGCCGGGTCGTCGCGCTCTCCCTTCCCAGGAAGGGCCTCGTCGCCGCCCTACCGGCGTCCGCGCTCCCGGCCTCCCTCCGCCACCTCAACCTCCGCGGCAACCGCCTCTACGGCGCCCTGCCGCCCGCGCTCCTCGCCGGCGCCGCGGGGCTGCAGAGCCTCGTCCTCTACGGGAACGAGCTCGACGGGCCCGTCCCCGCGGAGCTCGGGGACCTCCCCTACCTCCAAATCTTGgacctctcctccaactccctcaACGGCTCTCTCCCCGGGTCGATCCTGAAATGCAGGCGCCTCCGCAGGCTGTCCCTCGGCCGGAACAACCTCACGGGCCCGATCCCGCCGGGGTTCGGCCGGGAGCTCTCGGCGCTGGAGCAGCTCAATCTGTCCTACAACCGCTTCTCCGGCGCCGTCCCGGACGACATCGGGAACCTGTCCAGGCTCGAGGGGACGGTGGACCTGTCGCACAATGGCTTCTCCGGGCCGATTCCGGCGAGCCTGGGGAAATTGCCGGAGAAGGTCTACATTGATCTCTCCTATAACAACCTGTCAGGGCCGATTCCGCAGAATGGGGCGCTTGACAACCGTGGCCCCTCGGCGTTCTTGGGCAACCCAGGGCTGTGTGGGCCGCCACTCGAGAGCCCCTGCTCGCCGCCATCGTCCAACCCGTCTGTTCCGAAGGATGGGGAGTCCGGTGCCGGGGGCAACGGGAGTGGGAGGAGCAAGGGGTTGGGGAAGGCTGCCATTGTGGCCATTGTTCTGGGTGATGTGGTAGGGATCTTGATCATTGCCCTGGTGTTCTTCTACTGCTACTGGAAGAAAGTTTCCCCCAAGGAGAAGGGACATGGTGCGGGCACCGGCTCCAAAGAGTCGAGGTCTGGTTGTTTTAGCAGGGACGAGCCTGAGACTCCAATAGAGCAGCACGACCTCGTGTTGTTGGACCAGAAAGTGAGGTTTGATCTCGATGAGCTGCTCAAGGCATCAGCATTTGTGCTCGGGAAGAGCGGGATAGGGATTGTGTACAAGGTAGTTCTTGAGGATGGGCTCACCATGGCGGTGAGGCGGCTCGGCGAGGGGGGATTGCAAAGGTTTAAGGAGTTTCGGACTGAGGTTGAGGCCATTGGCAAGGTTCAGCATCCCAACATTGTTACCTTGAGGGCCTACTACTGGTCGTTTGATGAGAAGTTGCTGATATATGATTACATTTCAAATGGCAGCCTCTCTTCAGCAATTCATG GTAAACCTGGGACAATGACATTCACACCATTGACATGGAATGCACGTCTAAAGATCATGAAAGGAGTCGCAAATGGGATGTCTTTTTTGCATGAATTCAGTCCCAAGAAGTATGTACATGGGGACTTGAGGCCGAACAATGTCCTTCTTGGAAAGGACATGGAACCGTATATTTCAGATTTCGGCCTCGGGCGACTAGCAAACATTGCTGGTGGAGCAGCACCTTCTTCGCAATCGGATCGGATTGGCGTCGAAAAGGCTCAGAGTCTGCAGCCAGATTCCTCAATGAGCCCTCTTGTGAGCAAAGAAGGTTCATGCTACCAAGCACCAGAAGCACTGAAAACATTGAAACCGTCGCAGAAATGGGATGTCTACTCCTATGGTGTGATCTTGCTCGAAATGATTACTGGTAGATCGCCCATCGCTCTCTTGGAAACTATGCAGATGGATCTTGTCCAGTGGGTCCAGTTCTGTATAGAAGAGAAGAAACCATCCGCTGATGTGCTCGATCCTTTTCTCGCCGGGGACTCTGAACAGGAAGGTGAGATGATCGCTGTACTCAAAGTCGCTCTCGCTTGCATTCATGCTAATCCCGAGCGAAGACCGACGATGAGAAATGTCACAGAAACCTTGGAGCGCCTGAGCGCTTCAGTTTCAAGCTAG